Part of the Catenulispora sp. GP43 genome, TCCCCGGCGGCCGAGCCCACCCGCACGGCCGTCGGGTACTTCTCGGCGTCGAACACCTTCTCCAACAACGGAGCGTTCGCCTGCCACCACTGCCGATCGCTCATCGCGCTCTCGGCCTGCGCGGCGCGCGTGTCCGCGGCGCTGCGGGCCCAGCCCTGGACGAAGGCGAGCAGGTGCGTCAGGCAGTCGTCGCGGGCCACGTCGTCGAGCCCCATGTCGTCGAAGGCCGCGAGTTCGTGCTCGTACTTGCCCATCAGGCCCGGGCCCAGCGGCGGCCGCGCGGTCGAGACCTCCGCGGCCCACGGATGCCGCTCGAACAGCGCGCGGTTCTCCTCGGCGACCGCCGCGACCCGCTCGCGCCACGGACGGCCGGCGGTGTCCGGGCGCGGCATCGCGGCGTAGGCGGTGTCCATCATCAGGTCCAGCAGCTCGGCCTTGCCCGGCACGTAGGTGTACAGCGACATCGGCACCACGCCGATTTCCTGCGCCACGCGCCGTATCGTCACCGCCTCCAGGCCCTCGGCGTCGGCGAGCGCTATCGCCACCGTGACCACCACGTCCGCGCTCAGCGCGCGCCGGGGTCCGCGGCGCGGTCCGGGGGTCGCGGACGGGTCCTCGGCGGCGTGCCAGAGCAGCCGCAGGGTCTGGGCCGGATCACCGGCACTGGTTCGTTCCGTCGGCACGGGAACAATCCTCCCGCATCGTGAGTTGTACGTTGTACACTGTACGTCGTACAGAGTTAAACGGCAGGAGTTGAAGCCCATGCAGATCACCGCGAGCGCGGTATCCCTCACCGTCGACGACGTCCCGGCCTCCAGTGCCTTCCTCACCGACCACCTCGGCTTCCAAGAGGTGCTGGCTGCCGACGGCTTTGCCTCCCTGACCAGGGAGGACGCCGGGATGCACGTCGTCTTCCTGCGGCGCGGCCTGCCGACGCTGCCGGCCGACCAGCGCGACGACCACGCCGGCGGCCTCATCCTGGCCTTCACCGTCGAGGACCTGGAGGGCGAACTGGCCCGCCTGCAGGACGAGGGCGTGGCCGTCACGATGCCGCTGACCTCCGAGGAGTGGGGCGAGCGGGCGTTCCAGGTGCGCGATCCCAACGGCGTGATCGTGCAGCTGGTGGACTGGAACGCGGCCGTCGCCGGGTAGCGCCCCGACAGTCCCACACAGTTCCCCACAGTCCCGCACAGGGCGAAAGCCGGGCGGTCGGGCCCGCCCGGCTTTCCCGTTCCGCGTCAGCGGATCAGACCTCCAGCCGTTCGCCGGTGCTGGCCGAAAACAGGTGCGTCTCGTGGCCGTGCGGCTTGGCGTAGAGGGTGTCGCCCTTCATCGGGACGGCGCGGGCGTCGACCCGCAGGATCATGTCCACGTCGTGCTCGCCCACGTGCGCGGTGGTGTACGCGAAAGCGTCGGCGCCCAGCTCCTCGACCAGGTTGACCTCCATCGCGATCGCCCCCTCGCCGTCGCCGACCAGGTCGAAGGACTCCGGCCGCACCCCGAGGATCAGGGTGCTGGCACCGGCGGAAGTGGCCACGCCCAGGGCGTCGCGCGAGACCGGCACCACCAGGCCGTCCAGCTTCACCCCGTCCTCGACGATCGGCACCTCCACCAGGTTCATCGCCGGCGAGCCGATGAAGCCGGCGACGAACACGTTCGCGGGCTTCTCGTACATGCCGCGCGGCGTGTCGCACTGCTGGAGCAGGCCGTCCTTGATGACGGCGACCCGGTCGCCCATGGTCATGGCCTCGACCTGGTCGTGGGTGACGTACACCGTCGTGATGCCCAGGCGCCGCTGCAGCGAGGCGATCTGGGTGCGGGTCTGCACCCGCAGTTTCGCGTCCAGGTTCGACAGCGGCTCGTCCATGAGGAAGACCTTCGGCTCCCGCACGATCGCGCGCCCCATCGCGACCCGCTGCCGCTGGCCACCGGACAGCGCCTTGGGCTTGCGGCCCAGGTAGTCGGTGAGCTCCAGCAGCCTCGCCGCGTCTTCCACCCGCTTGGCGATCGCCGCCTTGTCGACCTTGGCGATCTTCAGCGCGAAGCCCATGTTCTCCGCAACGGTCATGTGCGGATAGAGCGCGTAGTTCTGGAACACCATCGCGATGTCCCGGTCCTTCGGCGGAAGGTGCGTGACATCCCGATCGCCGATGAAGATGCCGCCGGAGGACACTTCCTCCAGGCCGGCGAGCATGCGCAGCGCGGTGGACTTACCGGAGCCCGAAGGTCCGACCAGGACCAGGAACTCCCCGTCCGCGATCTCGAGGTTCAGCTTGTCGACGGCGGGCGAATCCGCCCCGGGGTAGACACACGACGCGTCCTGATAGACGACACCTGACATCCCAACCTTACCCTTCTGACCGGCAGGAACGTGCCGGACGATCCGAATCCGAGGGCCAGCGCGCCGCCTCCGTCGAAGGTGCCGCCGCTGTTGGATAGTGACGGTACTCCGGGATTTCGTGTTGGGAAGTGCTGGAAGTGTGGAGATTGCGAAACCGCTGACGGGAGGCGGTGAATCGCTCTCGTCCGCACGGCGGCACTCGGCTTTGTCAGAAGGGTCTGCGCAGGCCGTGGCGTTCCAGAGCGTCGGTGTAACGCAGCAGGAGACCATCCAGGTCCTCGACAAGGAACTCCGCCGCCTCCAGTGCCTCGGCTGTATCGCCGGCCCGGAGCGCGTCCCGGATCTCCACGACATCGCGGCGCAGGCCCGAGAGGCTGTCGCCTTGGATGAGCACGCCCGGAAACCGCCGGCCCGGTAGGCGCACGACTGCGTTGTTGCCGCCGTCGGTGAACAGGTCTGCCTCGACTCGCTCGATCCCGCTCACGGCACCACCGTCACCGGCCACTTCCCCGCCTTCACCAGCCGCACCGCGACCGAGCCGACGATCCGGTGCCCGGTCTTCTGCGAAGCCCCGATCACCACCGCGTCGGCCCGCAGCTTGGTCGCGAAGTCGCACAGGCCGTGGAACGGGTCGCCCTCGCCGGTGTAGAACTCCCAGCGCGCCACGGTGCCCTCCGGGAGGCGCTCGACGGCTTCCTCCATCTGGCGGCGGAGGTCCTCGGCGGTGGCGCGGTTGGCGGCGATCATCTCCGAGGCTGCGGAGGGGGAGACGCTGGCCGGGTAGGGCTGGATGTAGACCAGGGCGAGCTTGGCGCCCTGGCGGCGGGCCAGGCCGGCGGCGTAGGCGGCGGCGCGGACGGAGCTCTCGGAGCCGTCGACGCCCGCCATGATCACGAGGGGGCCGTCCGTGCCCAGTTCGAACATTGTGCGACTCCCGGCGTGTGGGGGGTGGCCAGTGTGGGGGCGTTGTGCCCTGCTACCTACCGAGCATACGGAGATCCGCCGGTGATCTCCGCCAGATCCGCCTCGGTGAGCTCCACCCGCACCGCCTCGACCACCGGATCCACCTGCTCCGCGCGTCGGAAGCCGGCGATCGCCCCGCTCACCGCCGGGTTCGTCAGCGTCCACGCCACCGCGATCGCGCCAGCCGAGACCCCGTGCCGCTCCCCGACGGCGCGCAGCCGGTCGGCCAGCGCCAGGTTCCGGGTCAGCTGCGGCTCGGTGAACCAGTCGTCGTTCTTGCGCCAGTCGTTGTCCGGCATCGCCGCGATCCGCTCGCGGGTCATGGCGCCGGTCAACAGGCCCGAACCCATGGGGGAGTACACGATGACGCCGATCCCGTCCTGCCGCGCCGCCGGCAGGATCTCCGCCTCCACCTCGCGCTCCAGCAGCGAGTACGGCGGCTGCAGCGACTCCACCGGCGCGATCGCCTGCGCCCGCCGGATCTGCGCGACGTCGAAGTTGGACACCCCGATGTGCCGCACCAGCCCCTGCTCCTTCAGCTCGGCCATCGCGGCCCAGCCTTCTTCGAGCTCTGCTTCGGGCCGCGGCCAGTGGATCTGGTACAGGTCGATGGCATCGACGCCGAGCCGCTTCAGACTCGCCTCGGCCTCGCGCAGGATCGAGTCCCGCTTGAGGCTGCGCACGACCCGGCCGGTGCCGTCGTTCAGCAGCGAGCACTTGGTGAAGACATAAGGACGCTCATCCACCCCCTGCAACGCCCGGCCGACGACGCTCTCCGAATGCCCGAAGCCGTACCCGGCGGCGGTGTCGATCCAGTTCACGCCGAGCTCCAGCGCGCGGTGGATCGCACCGATCGACGCTTCGTCCTGCTGCGGACCCCACCCGAACTCCCAGTCCCCGCCGCCGATGGCCCACGCGCCGAACCCGACGCGGGTGATCGGCAGCCCCGTGGCGCCGAGCGGGACGGTGGGCAGGTTGGTGGTCGCCATGTTTCCTCCGGGGTGATCGTCTGGTGGAGACGATACCCCCGGGTTCGGTCTGCCAGCTCAGGCGGCGGAACCGGCGGAACCGGCAGGACCGGCGGCCCCGACCTCTCGCGGCGCGTTGGCGTACACGAACTCCTCGAACTCCCCGGCCGTCACGACCCGGAACCGGAAGTCCGGCTGCATCACGGCCAGCCGGTGCACCCCCAGCTCGGCATAGTCGGCGACCACCTCGGGTGTCAGCTTCTCGGTCGGCGTGACGGTGACCGTCAGCTCGTCTGGATCCCGTCCCGCCGCCGAGGCTGCGGCCCGCAGAGAACTGATATCGCCCTCGGCGCGCGCCCGGTCCAGCCTGAACCCGTACCACCCGGAGCCGTACCGCACGGCCCGCCGGAACGCCGCCGGGGACCGGCCGCCGATCACCACCGGGATCCGCTCCTGGACCGGCCGAGGCCGGGCGTCCAGACCGGAGAAGGAGACATGGGAGCCGTCCATCGCTGGCGCCTCGTCGTACCACAGCGTGTGCATCGCCTGGAGGAACTCGTCCGCGCGGGCGCCCCGCCCCCGTGGCGGGACGCCCATCGCGGCCATCTCGGGCTCCAGATATCCCACGCCGACCCCGAGCACGGTCCGGCCCTCGCTCACCGCGTCCAGCGAGGCCACCTCCTTCGCCAGCCGCACCGGGTTGTGCTGCGGCAGGATCAGCACGCCGGTCCCCAGCCGCACTCTGCGCGTCACCCCGGCCACCAGCGCCAGCGCGATCAGCGGGTCGAGGATCGGGTGGTCCGGATCTATCGGCGACGGCTCCTGCCGGGGGCTGGGCAGCACCACGTGCTCCGGCGCCCAGACCGACTCGTACCCCAGTTCCTCGGCCAGGGCCCCGATCCGGCGCAGCCCGGCAGCCGTGGCGCACGGCCCCATCCCGATCCCGAAAACGCCCACGACCGGCACCACATCGACCACGTCCGAACGCTACGAGCACGCCGGATCCGGCGACAAGCGAGGGTTCGGCATGAGGCTCATGCCGAACGCGCATGAGCCCTCTGCGATCCGATGCAATCCGATCCGGTGCAATCCGATCTGTCCGGTCAGTCGCTGGAGATCACACCAGCCGCCACAACTGGTCGGTGGTCCCGTTGTCGGTCCACTGCGTGATCTGCGCGTTGTCGGCGGTGGAGGCGCCGTTGACCGCCATCACCAGCCCACTGTGCACGTTCTGGATCTTCGACCACCCGCCGCCGGCGTCGACGATCCGCCACAGGTGGTCCGGCGCGACGTCCACCGTGGAGACATTGCCATCGGAGGAGATCTCCTTCAGGAACGCCCACGGCGTCCCGTCGCGGTTCACCAACTCGGTCCCGCCGACCACGTGCCGAGCCGAAGCCTGGGTCAGGGTTCGTGCATACACAATGATTCCTGGAATGTGCCGGGCGGCAGGCGCCGGATGGTTCACCATGTGACAGGGGAAGAACTGGAAGGAAGACACCGATGGACGGACCGTCCGGAACCGGACAGGGGGAGGACGTCCTGGCGTCCGTGTACGCCTGGGTGGTCGCCGAGCGGCGGCAGGACGACGCCGACCTGCCCCGCATGGCCGCCGAACTCGGCCACAGTGTGGCCGACTGCGAACGGGCCGTCGCCCACCTGGAGGAACGACACGTCCTGATCCGCGACGGCGCCTCGGTCCGCGCGGCCAGCCCCGACGTGGCCGTCGCCGCCCTGGTCGGCCCGCGCGAGAGCGCGCACCGGCAGGCCGAGCTGGACCTGCTGGCCGACCGCGCCCGCACCGACCGGCTCCGGGCCCGGCTGGCCGCCCTGGCGCCGGTCTACTCCGAACTGGCCCGCGCCGGCGGCTCACCCGGCGTCGACGTCATCGAGGACATGCACGCCGTCAGGGCCCTGATCAACGACCTCACCGCCACCTGCGAGACCGAGATCATGGCCTGCCAGCCCGGCGGCGGACGGCCGCCCCGGGCCTTGGCCGACGCGCTCCCGCGCGACCTGGCGCTGCTGCGGCGGGGCGTCGTGCTGCGCAGCCTGTATCAGCACACTGCGCGCTTCCACGTCCCGACCCAGGACTACGCCGAGGCCGTGCTCGCCGAGGGCTCCCAGATCCGCACCGTCGCCGAGATCCCCGGCCAGATGATCGTCGTCGACGCCCGGACCGCCTTCCTGCCGCACGTCCACCACGAGTTCGGCGCGATCGTCGTCCGCGAACCCTCGATCCTGGCCTACCTGTGCGCGGCCTTCGAACAGTCCTGGAACCTCGGCACCCCCTACCAGACCGGTCCCTCGGCCGCCCGGATGGCCGTCACCGAGATCAAGTCCTCGATCCTGACGCTGATGGCCAACGGCCTGAAGGACGACGTCATCGCCAAGCGCATGGGCCTGTCGGTGCGCGCCTGCCGCGGCCACATCGCCGAGCTGATGGAGACCTTCGGCGCGCGCAGCCGCTTCCAGGCCGGGGTGATAGCCGCGGGGCTGGGACTGCTGGAGCCGAAAGGGGTCGCAGGGACGCCCGAGACCGGCGCCGGACTGTGAACGGCCGCGCACGGACCGTGCACCGGCCCGTCCGGAGATCCACCGCGGGTACCGTGATCACATGCGTATCTGTGTCTTCCTCTCCGCCGCCGACCTTGACGAGCGCTACACCGCCCCGGCCCGCGACTTCGCCGAGCGGCTCGGCAAGGGCGGCCACACGCTGGTCTGGGGTGGATCCGACGTCGGCCTGATGAAGGTCGTCGCCGACGGCGTCCGCGGCAGCGGCGGCCGGCTGGTCGGGGTGTCGGTCGCCTTCCTGTCCGGCAAGGCGCGCGCCGAGGCCGACGAGATGGTGGTCGCCGCCGACCTGGCCGAGCGCAAGCGGCTGCTGCTGGAGAAGGCCGACGCGGTGGTGGTGATGGTCGGTGGCACCGGCACCCTCGACGAGGCCACCGAGATCCTGGAGCTGAAGAAGCACGGCCACACCGCCAAGCCGGTCGTCCTGCTGAACACCGCCGGCTTCTACGACGGCCTGAAGCAGCAGTTCCAGCGCATGGAGGACGAGGGCTTCCTGCCGGTGCCGCTGGCCGATCTGGTGCGCTTCGCCGACGAGCCGGCCGAGGCGCTGGCATATCTGGAGTCTGCGACGCGGGCCTGATCCCCGGACGGAATTCCCGAAAGGGTGAATAGATCGGCGCGCCTTTCGCAAATATCCCGATGATGCGCGCCGGTCTGCTTTTTCGCCACTTTCGCCAGGTGTTGCACGCCTGGTCGCGGCTTTGACGTATTGCTACGTTGCGGCTCGATGACCCTTATGGCGAGCCCTGCCTCGATATTGGTTGCGCTACTCGGCACCTTGCCGATGTCGGCGTTGTTCTCCGGCGCGGAGTGTCACCCGCCGCGTCTGGAGCTGTCGGTCACGGTGAACGGACGCCCGGCGTCCCCGGATCCGCTGATCAGGACCGGGGGCCAGGTCCGCGTCGTCTACCGGCTGAGCAACACCGGTGACCAGGACGTGGCGGACATCCGGCTCGCCGGGGCCGGCGAGGCGATCGTCTGCCCCTCCGGCAGCGCCACGGTGCCGAAGCTGGAGGAGCACAGCAGCGTGGTCTGCACCGCTGTGCTCAGCGCGGCGGCCGGGAGCCACGACGGGACGGTCACCGCGACCGGGTATGCCTGGGACCTCTGGCCGTTCGACCATGACCACTTCGGCGACCACGACCACGGCGTCGATCACCATGGCGACGACTGGAAGACCCCGGTCTCGGTCTCTTCGCCGGTCGGCTACCGGGGAGTCGGCGGGCTGATAGCCGCGACCGACTCGGTGTCGGTGACGCCGACCGCGACCGGCGGTCGGGCGGCCTTCGCGTATACGGTCACCGATACCGGGAACCTGCCGGTCTACGTCACGCTCTCCGACCCGCTGGTCCCTTCCGGCGCGACCAGTTGCGGTGCTGTACCGACGGAAGTCCAGCCCGGCGCGGTCGCCCATTGCACGGCGACCGTCGATCTGGCACCGGGTACGCATACCAGCACCCTGACGGCCACCGCGAGCGACCGCACCTCGACCGCCGGTTCCGATGGCGGCACCGTTCCCGCGCCGACGCTCTCAGCGTCCGCATCGGCCGGCTTTACCGTGGTCGCGCTTCCGCCGCCCCCGACCCCCACGCCGGTCCCGCCGACACCGACACCGACACCGACGCCGCCCAGACCGACGCCGACGCCGAGTCCCACCCCCACGCCTCCGCCTCCGCCGGCCCCGACACCCACCCCCACGCCAAAGCCGACCCCCACCCCCACCCCGACCGTGCGCCCGACGCCTCCGCCCCCGCCGCATCCGACACCGCCGGCGCCGTCCCCGACCCGCAAAGCACTTCCGCCCGTGCCCAAACCGGCGCAACTCGCGCGTCCGGGAGTCAAGACCCCCCTGTTCCTCCTCGTCATGATGATGCCGGCCGCCGGCGCCGCCGCGGTGCTCGCGGCACGCCGGAAATAGACCCGCGGGAGAGCGGCGAATGTCGAATGTGATCGGTGGTCTGATCGTCGTGGCCGTGGCAGGCCTGATCGGTGCGGTGGGCCTGCTGGTGCGGGTGCGCGTGTTCCCGGGGAAGGAGGACGAGGAGCGCGAGGACGTGGCCGGCTACGTGACCATGATGGTCGGCGTCATGTTCGCGCTGATCCTGGCCCTGGCGCTGGTGTCGGTGTGGGAGGACAAGGACAGCGCCGAGGGCCACGTCGCGGCCGAGGCGAGCAGTCTGCACGAGGTCTACCTGCTGGGTGCCTCGATGCTGCCCGCCGACCAGCTGCGGATCCAGGAGGCGGCCGACGCCTACGCCGGCTACGTCGTGCACACCGAGTTCCCGGCCATGCGCGCGCACAAGGAGATCGGCGACACCGGCTGGCAGCTGTTCACCAATCTGCGCACGGCGTTCCTGAACTCCGACGTCGCCACCCCCGCCCGGCAGGCCGTGCTCTCGGACGCGACGACGCAACTCAGCAACCTGTCCGACGCACGCCGCGGACGTCTGGACGACGCCGACAAACGCATGCCGTCGGTGCTGTGGATCGGGCTCCTCCTCGGCGGCGTGCTGACCGTCGCGCTCACGTTCATCTACGGGATCGAACAACGCTTCACCCACATCGGGATGGTGATGGGGCTGGCCGCGCTGATCGGGTTCATGCTGATCCTGATCTACAACCTGGACAACCCCTTCAATCAGGGGACCGGGGCCGATTCCGTCCCCTTCACCAGGTACTTCCCCTGAGTGCCGGCGGTATCAGAGCTCGATGACATCAGGGCCCGGTGACGGAACCAGGTCAACTGTCCCAGTCGATTGTTCGGAAACCCTTCCGCAACGTGTTACTCGGTAGTAGCGTGCGCCGCGCCACCCATCCCGGAAGGAGACCGAGCATGCACATCCGTGCCCGAACGATGGCCGCGGCGGTGACCGCGCTGGTAGTCGGCGGTGCCCTCGCGGTGCCCGCGGTGACGGCCTCGGCCGCCTCCGCGGGAGCGCTCAAGGCCAGGACGGCGGCCGCCGTCCCGGCCTCCGGCGCCGCCGACTACTGCCTCGGCCAGTGCAACGACATCCTGCCGCCCGGCGAGAACGGCAGCGCCACGACCGCGCAGATCCTGTGGTTCAAGGCCACCGGCAACCGCCCGGCCAACACCGACGACCAGCTCGGCAAGTACGCGAGCCTGGTCGACGGCTACACCGGCCTGACCAACGGGACGCTGGGGAACTTCTTCGACAGCTCCTCCTTCGGCGTCCCGGCCAACCAGGTGTCCAGCACCACCGACCCCGGCGGGCGCAGCGACGTCACCATCACCCGCGACCAGCAGGACATCCCGCACATCTACGGCACCACCCGCTCCGGCGCCGAATACGGGGCCGGATACGCCGCGGGCCAGGACCGGCTGTGGATGATGGACGTCTTCCGGCACGTCGGCCGCGGCGAGCTGAGCGGCTTCGCCGGCGGCGCGGCCGGCAACCGCCAGCTGGAACAGCAGTTCTACCTCAACGGCGCCTACACCGAATCCGATCTTCAGGCGCAGGTCGACCGCGTGAAGAACAGCGGTCCGCGCGGCGCGCAGGCCTACCAGGACATGACCGACTACCTGGCCGGCCTGAACCAGTACATCGCCGACGTGAAGGCCGGCGACGACTTCCCGGGCGAGTACGACCTCACCGGCAACGCCAACATCCTCACGGGCGACGGCATCCAGAACTTCCAGCCCACCGACCTGGTGGCGATCGGTTCGGTCGTCGGCGCGCTGTTCGGCGCCGGCGGCGGCAACCAGGTCGCCTCGGCGCTGGTGAAGGAAGCCGCGGAGGCCAAGTACGGCGTGACCCAGGGCGACCAGGTGTGGAACTCCTTCCGTGAGGAGAACGACCCCGAGGCGAACCTGACCCTGCACGACGGCCAGTCGTTCCCCTTCAACGGCAGCCCGGCGAACCCCTCCGGCGTGGCCATGCCCGACCCGGGCTCGGTGACGCCCCAGCAGGTCGTCTTCGACCCGACCGGTTCGGCCGCTTCCAGCACCACGGCGCAGACCGCGAAGGCGCCGGCGGTCCCGACCACCGCCACCGGCCAAGCCGCCGCCAAGTCTGCGACGTCCACCGCGAACCTGAAGGCGGATCCCGCGCTGGCCAAGGCGAAGAACTCGATGGCGAACGGCGTGCTGCCGGCCGGGCTGTTCCAGACCAAGCGCGGCATGTCCAACGCGCTCGTGGTCTCCGGCCAGTACACCGATACCGGGAACCCGGTCGCGGTCTTCGGCCCGCAGACCGGTTACTTCGCCCCGCAGCTGCTGATGCTCGAGGAGATTCAGGCCCCTGGTATCAGTGCCGAAGGCGCCGCCTTCGCCGGCCTGAACTTCTACGTCGAGCTCGGCCGCGGCGCCGACTACTCCTGGAGCGCCACCTCGGCCGGCCAGGACATCATCGACACCTTCGCCGTCCAGCTGTGCAACACCGACGGCACGCCGGCCACCAAGGACTCCAACGCCTACCTGTACAACGGCGTCTGCACGCCGATGCAGCAGATCGAGCGCGACGACTCCTGGAGCCCGACCGTCGCCGACGGCACAGCGGCCGGGTCGTACAAACTCATCGCGTTCAGAACCAACTTCGGCATCGTGCAAGCGCGCGCCACGGTCGGCGGTCAACCAGTCGCCTACACGCAGCTGCGCTCCACGTACCAACACGAGGTCGACACCATCATCGGCTTCCAGATGTTCAACGACCCGAGTGTGGTGACCGGCCCGGCCGGCTTCCAGCAGGCGGCCTCGAACATCACCTACACGTTCAACTGGTTCTACGTCGACTCCCAGCACACCGCCTACTACAACTCGGGCCTGAACCCGACGCGCCCGGCCACCGACGACCCGAACCTGCCGATCACCGCCGACGCCGCGCACCAGTGGCTGAACTGGGATCCGAGCACGAATACGGTCGCCAACACGCCGTTCTCCTCGCATCCGAACTCCATCGACCAGGACTACTACGAGTCCTGGAACAACAAGATCGCCCAGAACTACACCACCTCCGGCTTCGGCGACGGCTCGATCTACCGCAGCAACCTGCTCGACGAGCGGATCAAGGGCCTGATCACCTCCGGCACCAAGGTCACCCGGGCCAACCTGACCCAGGCGATGGAGGACGCGGCCGTCACCGACCTGCGCGGTGAGAAGCTGCTGCCGGAGCTGCTGCAGGTGATCGGCACCCCGACCGACCCGACGCAGGCCGCGGCCGTGAACGAGCTGAAGACCTGGCTCGCCGACGGCGCCAAGCGCAAGGAGACCTCGGCCGGCAGCAAGACCTACGCCGACTCCGACGCCATCCGCATCATGGACGCCTGGTGGCCGCTGCTGGTGCAGGCCGAGTTCCAGCCCGGCATGGGCACCGACCTGTACTC contains:
- a CDS encoding LLM class F420-dependent oxidoreductase, with amino-acid sequence MVDVVPVVGVFGIGMGPCATAAGLRRIGALAEELGYESVWAPEHVVLPSPRQEPSPIDPDHPILDPLIALALVAGVTRRVRLGTGVLILPQHNPVRLAKEVASLDAVSEGRTVLGVGVGYLEPEMAAMGVPPRGRGARADEFLQAMHTLWYDEAPAMDGSHVSFSGLDARPRPVQERIPVVIGGRSPAAFRRAVRYGSGWYGFRLDRARAEGDISSLRAAASAAGRDPDELTVTVTPTEKLTPEVVADYAELGVHRLAVMQPDFRFRVVTAGEFEEFVYANAPREVGAAGPAGSAGSAA
- a CDS encoding RICIN domain-containing protein produces the protein MVNHPAPAARHIPGIIVYARTLTQASARHVVGGTELVNRDGTPWAFLKEISSDGNVSTVDVAPDHLWRIVDAGGGWSKIQNVHSGLVMAVNGASTADNAQITQWTDNGTTDQLWRLV
- a CDS encoding TIGR00730 family Rossman fold protein, with the translated sequence MRICVFLSAADLDERYTAPARDFAERLGKGGHTLVWGGSDVGLMKVVADGVRGSGGRLVGVSVAFLSGKARAEADEMVVAADLAERKRLLLEKADAVVVMVGGTGTLDEATEILELKKHGHTAKPVVLLNTAGFYDGLKQQFQRMEDEGFLPVPLADLVRFADEPAEALAYLESATRA
- a CDS encoding DUF4239 domain-containing protein, with amino-acid sequence MSNVIGGLIVVAVAGLIGAVGLLVRVRVFPGKEDEEREDVAGYVTMMVGVMFALILALALVSVWEDKDSAEGHVAAEASSLHEVYLLGASMLPADQLRIQEAADAYAGYVVHTEFPAMRAHKEIGDTGWQLFTNLRTAFLNSDVATPARQAVLSDATTQLSNLSDARRGRLDDADKRMPSVLWIGLLLGGVLTVALTFIYGIEQRFTHIGMVMGLAALIGFMLILIYNLDNPFNQGTGADSVPFTRYFP
- a CDS encoding aldo/keto reductase, with the protein product MATTNLPTVPLGATGLPITRVGFGAWAIGGGDWEFGWGPQQDEASIGAIHRALELGVNWIDTAAGYGFGHSESVVGRALQGVDERPYVFTKCSLLNDGTGRVVRSLKRDSILREAEASLKRLGVDAIDLYQIHWPRPEAELEEGWAAMAELKEQGLVRHIGVSNFDVAQIRRAQAIAPVESLQPPYSLLEREVEAEILPAARQDGIGVIVYSPMGSGLLTGAMTRERIAAMPDNDWRKNDDWFTEPQLTRNLALADRLRAVGERHGVSAGAIAVAWTLTNPAVSGAIAGFRRAEQVDPVVEAVRVELTEADLAEITGGSPYAR
- a CDS encoding response regulator transcription factor, which encodes MDGPSGTGQGEDVLASVYAWVVAERRQDDADLPRMAAELGHSVADCERAVAHLEERHVLIRDGASVRAASPDVAVAALVGPRESAHRQAELDLLADRARTDRLRARLAALAPVYSELARAGGSPGVDVIEDMHAVRALINDLTATCETEIMACQPGGGRPPRALADALPRDLALLRRGVVLRSLYQHTARFHVPTQDYAEAVLAEGSQIRTVAEIPGQMIVVDARTAFLPHVHHEFGAIVVREPSILAYLCAAFEQSWNLGTPYQTGPSAARMAVTEIKSSILTLMANGLKDDVIAKRMGLSVRACRGHIAELMETFGARSRFQAGVIAAGLGLLEPKGVAGTPETGAGL
- a CDS encoding ABC transporter ATP-binding protein, with the translated sequence MSGVVYQDASCVYPGADSPAVDKLNLEIADGEFLVLVGPSGSGKSTALRMLAGLEEVSSGGIFIGDRDVTHLPPKDRDIAMVFQNYALYPHMTVAENMGFALKIAKVDKAAIAKRVEDAARLLELTDYLGRKPKALSGGQRQRVAMGRAIVREPKVFLMDEPLSNLDAKLRVQTRTQIASLQRRLGITTVYVTHDQVEAMTMGDRVAVIKDGLLQQCDTPRGMYEKPANVFVAGFIGSPAMNLVEVPIVEDGVKLDGLVVPVSRDALGVATSAGASTLILGVRPESFDLVGDGEGAIAMEVNLVEELGADAFAYTTAHVGEHDVDMILRVDARAVPMKGDTLYAKPHGHETHLFSASTGERLEV
- a CDS encoding universal stress protein, whose protein sequence is MFELGTDGPLVIMAGVDGSESSVRAAAYAAGLARRQGAKLALVYIQPYPASVSPSAASEMIAANRATAEDLRRQMEEAVERLPEGTVARWEFYTGEGDPFHGLCDFATKLRADAVVIGASQKTGHRIVGSVAVRLVKAGKWPVTVVP
- a CDS encoding VOC family protein, whose translation is MQITASAVSLTVDDVPASSAFLTDHLGFQEVLAADGFASLTREDAGMHVVFLRRGLPTLPADQRDDHAGGLILAFTVEDLEGELARLQDEGVAVTMPLTSEEWGERAFQVRDPNGVIVQLVDWNAAVAG
- a CDS encoding TetR/AcrR family transcriptional regulator, whose amino-acid sequence is MPTERTSAGDPAQTLRLLWHAAEDPSATPGPRRGPRRALSADVVVTVAIALADAEGLEAVTIRRVAQEIGVVPMSLYTYVPGKAELLDLMMDTAYAAMPRPDTAGRPWRERVAAVAEENRALFERHPWAAEVSTARPPLGPGLMGKYEHELAAFDDMGLDDVARDDCLTHLLAFVQGWARSAADTRAAQAESAMSDRQWWQANAPLLEKVFDAEKYPTAVRVGSAAGEAHGSAYDADHAYEFGVERVLDSFEALVG